One window from the genome of Bartonella sp. WD16.2 encodes:
- a CDS encoding flagellar protein FlgN yields MSVAQYNNENVALKTKVLNNDLIGRDWAITKFMAAVKGLAEVVDYESNMLESHGVPDYEEVNLRKTRGLRDLNQSMKDVMRYLDEDVESKIESLLSDLQQKLQRNSELLQVHLEAVKELSQIMQTAARAEETDGTYDPVLVNAGSRK; encoded by the coding sequence ATGTCTGTAGCGCAATATAATAATGAAAATGTTGCATTGAAAACAAAAGTTCTCAATAATGATCTGATTGGTCGTGATTGGGCAATAACAAAGTTTATGGCTGCTGTTAAAGGGCTGGCAGAAGTGGTTGATTATGAAAGTAATATGCTTGAAAGCCACGGCGTTCCAGATTATGAAGAGGTTAATTTACGTAAAACACGCGGTCTACGTGATCTTAATCAGTCAATGAAAGATGTTATGCGCTATTTGGATGAGGATGTTGAAAGTAAAATAGAAAGTTTATTATCTGATTTACAGCAAAAATTGCAGCGCAATAGTGAGTTACTTCAAGTACATTTAGAGGCTGTTAAGGAACTTTCTCAGATTATGCAAACAGCTGCTCGCGCTGAAGAAACAGATGGAACCTATGACCCTGTTTTAGTCAATGCTGGAAGCAGAAAATGA
- the flhB gene encoding flagellar type III secretion system protein FlhB, whose product MSNEKPDKESQTEEPTEHKIHKAEEKGNLPFSRELPIFSSLLSFSVISIFIAFPAISQLSNFLLQWLERPESWRINTAEDIKHLIYLVGGNVGLALAPILVIIPLIGISASAIQNVPRIIMERIRPQWSRVSLSRGFERIFSKAGLVEFLKSLTKLIGVSIIVYIMFFKNNTIFINALLTDASALPEYIRKELVGLSLSFIVAVAAITGFDLAWSHFHWRQKLRMSKQEIKEEHKSLEGNPMIKARMRSLTRDRMRRRMIANVPTATLIVTNPTHFSVALRYKPPLDYAPVVVAKGQDILALQIREIAVENDIPVIENVELARTLYKQVEVDQVIPPELYESVAALIRFINSQKIH is encoded by the coding sequence ATGTCAAATGAAAAGCCCGATAAAGAGAGCCAAACAGAAGAACCAACAGAACACAAAATTCATAAAGCAGAAGAAAAAGGAAATCTTCCCTTTTCTCGTGAGTTGCCTATTTTTTCTTCTCTTTTAAGCTTTAGTGTAATTTCTATTTTTATCGCTTTTCCCGCCATATCACAGCTTTCAAACTTTTTGCTTCAATGGCTTGAACGCCCAGAATCGTGGCGCATTAACACTGCAGAAGATATTAAACATTTGATTTATTTGGTAGGTGGTAATGTAGGCTTAGCTTTAGCGCCTATTTTAGTTATTATACCCCTGATTGGTATAAGTGCATCAGCTATACAAAATGTACCACGTATTATTATGGAGCGCATTCGCCCACAATGGTCTCGTGTTTCACTCAGTCGTGGATTTGAACGCATTTTCAGTAAAGCAGGATTGGTGGAATTTTTAAAATCATTAACAAAACTGATTGGTGTGAGCATAATTGTTTATATTATGTTTTTCAAAAACAATACAATTTTCATCAATGCATTATTAACAGATGCATCAGCTTTACCCGAATACATTCGTAAAGAACTTGTCGGTCTGTCACTCTCTTTCATTGTAGCCGTTGCCGCTATTACAGGATTTGACTTAGCATGGTCACATTTTCACTGGCGTCAAAAATTACGCATGAGCAAACAAGAAATTAAAGAAGAGCACAAAAGCCTTGAAGGAAACCCTATGATCAAAGCACGGATGCGTTCCTTAACACGTGATCGCATGCGTCGGAGAATGATTGCCAATGTTCCTACTGCAACTTTAATTGTGACGAATCCAACCCACTTTTCTGTTGCTTTGCGCTATAAACCACCCCTTGATTATGCACCAGTTGTGGTTGCAAAAGGGCAGGACATTCTGGCTTTACAAATTCGTGAAATTGCTGTCGAAAATGACATCCCTGTTATTGAAAATGTAGAATTAGCACGCACATTGTACAAACAAGTCGAAGTCGACCAAGTTATCCCACCTGAATTATATGAAAGTGTTGCTGCTTTAATTCGTTTTATCAACAGCCAGAAAATCCATTAA